A single genomic interval of Spirosoma taeanense harbors:
- a CDS encoding MFS transporter: MIGNRAKARQAIDKRTLFSVISASSVGTLIEWYDFYIFGSLAAILSSQFFPKDNPTAALLSTLATFAAGFIVRPFGALVFGRLGDLVGRKYTFLVTLVLMGGSTFAIGLVPGYATIGFWAPLLVLLLRLVQGLALGGEYGGAATYVAEYAPEGRRGYYTSFIQTTATLGLFVSLGVILLTREALGVDTFADWGWRVPFLLSILLVAVSILIRMRMAESPLFAKLKTEGKVSKNPLAESFGKKQNLKMVLLALFGATAGQGVIWYTGQFYALSFIQKACNVEFVQSNIIVAIALLVATPFFIVFGGWSDRIGRKPIMLLGMALGILTYRPIYDMMYSLTDLTQKQEITDARTIDRKLSSQPNGDRLTTTTTTHFYADGTTLKETERVIRGEATAKPAPAEVTKAVTLPTNNLLLMILLVFVQVLYVTMVYGPIAAFLVELFPTRIRYTSMSLPYHIGNGVFGGLTPFIATALVATATKANEAAPGTVDKPYLEGLWYPILVGGVCLVIGLLYVTNSTSERVEE; encoded by the coding sequence ATGATCGGCAATAGAGCCAAAGCCAGGCAAGCCATTGACAAGCGGACGTTGTTCAGCGTGATTTCGGCCTCCTCGGTTGGGACGCTAATTGAGTGGTACGACTTTTACATTTTTGGTAGTCTGGCCGCTATTCTGTCCTCGCAATTTTTCCCGAAAGACAATCCCACGGCTGCGCTGCTGTCTACACTGGCTACTTTTGCCGCCGGGTTCATTGTGCGACCGTTCGGTGCGCTGGTATTCGGGCGGCTGGGCGATCTGGTCGGGCGGAAGTATACGTTCCTGGTCACGCTCGTACTGATGGGCGGCAGTACGTTTGCCATTGGTCTGGTGCCCGGTTACGCCACTATTGGTTTCTGGGCTCCTTTGCTGGTGCTGCTGCTGCGGTTAGTGCAGGGACTGGCCCTCGGCGGGGAATACGGCGGAGCGGCTACCTACGTAGCCGAATACGCACCGGAAGGTCGCCGGGGCTATTACACCAGTTTTATTCAGACGACGGCTACGCTCGGTCTGTTTGTCTCGCTGGGCGTAATTCTGCTCACGCGGGAGGCACTGGGTGTTGATACGTTCGCGGACTGGGGCTGGCGGGTGCCGTTTCTGCTATCGATTCTGCTGGTAGCCGTTTCCATTCTGATTCGGATGCGCATGGCCGAGTCGCCCCTGTTCGCAAAGCTGAAAACCGAAGGAAAAGTCTCGAAAAATCCGCTGGCGGAGAGCTTCGGCAAAAAGCAGAACCTGAAGATGGTGCTGCTGGCGTTATTTGGCGCTACGGCGGGTCAGGGGGTTATCTGGTACACGGGCCAGTTTTACGCCCTGTCGTTTATCCAGAAAGCCTGTAATGTCGAGTTTGTGCAGTCGAACATTATTGTTGCTATTGCGCTGCTGGTGGCAACGCCGTTTTTCATTGTGTTCGGCGGGTGGTCGGACCGGATTGGCCGCAAACCGATCATGCTGCTGGGCATGGCGCTGGGGATTCTGACGTATCGCCCGATTTACGATATGATGTACAGCCTGACCGATCTGACGCAGAAACAGGAGATAACTGACGCCCGCACCATCGACCGTAAGCTCAGCTCACAACCAAACGGCGACCGGCTCACGACCACAACGACCACGCACTTTTACGCGGACGGAACCACGCTGAAAGAAACGGAGCGGGTAATTAGGGGGGAGGCAACCGCGAAACCCGCACCCGCAGAGGTAACTAAAGCGGTAACGCTGCCGACAAACAACCTGCTGCTGATGATCCTGCTGGTGTTTGTGCAGGTGTTGTACGTAACGATGGTATATGGTCCGATTGCGGCTTTCCTGGTGGAACTGTTCCCAACCCGGATACGCTATACGTCGATGTCGCTGCCGTATCACATTGGCAATGGCGTCTTTGGCGGTTTAACGCCGTTTATTGCCACGGCCCTCGTCGCGACAGCCACTAAAGCCAATGAGGCTGCGCCGGGAACCGTAGACAAACCCTATCTGGAAGGACTCTGGTATCCGATTCTAGTAGGTGGCGTATGTCTGGTTATTGGATTGTTGTACGTTACAAATTCAACGAGTGAACGAGTAGAAGAGTGA
- a CDS encoding DUF6814 family protein yields the protein MASLKKYLGVIWILLGLYVGYDRITDSLAKIGSNSLEDRVFGWVVLLVLVPIVVGGLILFGKYALEGEYSERAKE from the coding sequence ATGGCGTCACTTAAAAAATACCTTGGTGTAATCTGGATTCTGCTTGGCCTTTACGTTGGCTACGACCGGATCACCGACAGTCTGGCCAAAATCGGCAGTAATTCGCTCGAAGACCGCGTGTTTGGCTGGGTCGTCTTGCTGGTGCTGGTGCCCATCGTAGTCGGCGGTTTAATCCTGTTTGGCAAATATGCCCTTGAAGGAGAATATAGTGAAAGAGCGAAAGAGTGA
- the acs gene encoding acetate--CoA ligase translates to MLIRTFEEYQAAYQKSVDDPESFWAEIAQEFLWRKPWTKTLQWNFEEPNVKWFIGGKLNITENCLDRHLATRGDQPAIIWEPNDPSEASVTLTYRMLHDQVCRMANVLKRNGVVKGDRVCIYMPMVPELAIAVLACARIGAVHSVVFGGFSAQSIADRINDAKCRLVITADGAYRGNKEIPLKGVVDDALMGCPSVERVIVMTRTRTPVSMLKGRDVWMEQELKQVTADCPAEEMDAEDMLFILYTSGSTGKPKGVVHTCGGYMVYAAYTFQNVFQYEPDGPTGRQVHFCTADIGWITGHSYIVYGPLACGATSLIFEGVPTYPDCGRFWDITDKHKVNILYTAPTAIRSLMGFGLDEVEKHDLSSLQVLGSVGEPINEEAWHWYDDNIGKNRCPIVDTWWQTETGGILISPLAGITKTKPTYATLPLPGVQPILVDENGNEIEGNGVSGNLCMKFPWPGILRTTYGDHERCRQTYFATYPGLYFTGDGCLRDEDGYYRITGRVDDVLNVSGHRIGTAEVENAINMHTGVVESAVVGYPHDIKGQGIYAYVIADQMPADHDADLTKRDILATVSRVIGPIAKPDKIQFVTGLPKTRSGKIMRRILRKIAEGDTSNLGDTTTLLDPAVVDEIKAGAV, encoded by the coding sequence ATGCTAATCCGAACCTTTGAAGAATACCAGGCTGCCTACCAGAAAAGCGTTGACGATCCGGAAAGCTTCTGGGCAGAAATAGCGCAGGAGTTTCTCTGGCGCAAACCCTGGACGAAAACGCTGCAATGGAATTTTGAAGAACCCAACGTAAAGTGGTTCATCGGCGGTAAACTCAACATTACGGAAAACTGCCTTGACCGGCACCTGGCTACCCGTGGCGACCAGCCTGCCATTATCTGGGAGCCCAACGACCCCTCGGAAGCGAGCGTAACGCTGACGTACCGGATGCTGCACGATCAGGTCTGCCGTATGGCCAACGTGCTGAAACGGAACGGCGTTGTGAAGGGCGACCGGGTTTGTATTTATATGCCCATGGTGCCTGAGCTGGCGATTGCGGTGCTGGCCTGCGCCCGTATCGGTGCCGTTCACTCGGTTGTGTTTGGCGGGTTCTCGGCCCAGAGCATTGCCGACCGAATTAACGACGCGAAGTGTAGGCTGGTTATTACGGCCGATGGCGCGTACCGGGGCAATAAAGAAATTCCGCTCAAAGGCGTGGTAGACGATGCCCTGATGGGCTGCCCTAGCGTTGAACGGGTGATTGTGATGACGCGCACGCGCACGCCGGTGTCCATGCTCAAAGGGCGCGATGTGTGGATGGAACAGGAACTGAAGCAGGTTACAGCCGACTGCCCCGCCGAAGAGATGGACGCCGAGGATATGCTGTTCATTCTCTATACGTCCGGCTCAACGGGTAAGCCCAAGGGCGTGGTACATACCTGCGGAGGCTATATGGTTTACGCGGCCTATACCTTCCAGAACGTCTTTCAATATGAACCGGACGGTCCGACGGGTCGGCAAGTGCATTTCTGCACGGCCGACATCGGCTGGATTACGGGCCATAGCTATATTGTGTACGGTCCGCTGGCCTGTGGGGCTACGTCCCTGATCTTCGAAGGTGTACCGACCTATCCGGACTGCGGACGGTTCTGGGACATTACCGATAAACATAAGGTCAACATCCTCTACACAGCCCCAACGGCCATCCGGTCGCTGATGGGCTTTGGCCTTGACGAAGTCGAAAAGCATGACCTGAGCAGTCTGCAGGTGCTGGGGTCGGTGGGTGAACCAATCAACGAAGAAGCCTGGCACTGGTACGATGACAACATCGGCAAGAACCGCTGCCCCATTGTCGATACGTGGTGGCAGACTGAAACGGGCGGGATTTTGATTTCACCCCTGGCGGGCATTACCAAAACCAAACCGACCTACGCGACGCTACCGCTGCCGGGCGTTCAGCCGATTCTGGTGGACGAAAACGGCAACGAGATTGAAGGCAATGGGGTGAGCGGCAACCTGTGCATGAAGTTTCCGTGGCCGGGGATTCTGCGCACGACCTACGGCGATCACGAGCGCTGCCGTCAGACCTATTTCGCTACGTATCCGGGGCTGTACTTTACGGGCGATGGCTGCCTGCGCGACGAGGACGGCTACTACCGGATTACGGGCCGCGTGGACGATGTTCTGAACGTATCGGGCCACCGCATTGGTACGGCTGAGGTCGAAAACGCTATCAACATGCATACGGGCGTAGTGGAGAGCGCTGTTGTCGGTTATCCGCACGACATCAAAGGGCAGGGCATTTACGCCTACGTCATTGCCGATCAGATGCCCGCCGACCACGACGCCGACCTCACCAAGCGCGACATCCTGGCGACCGTCAGTCGGGTAATTGGCCCTATCGCCAAGCCCGATAAAATCCAGTTCGTGACAGGTTTGCCGAAAACCCGCTCCGGCAAGATCATGCGCCGAATCCTGCGCAAAATCGCCGAGGGCGACACCAGCAACTTAGGCGACACCACGACCCTGCTCGATCCCGCCGTCGTGGATGAGATTAAAGCAGGCGCAGTTTGA
- a CDS encoding AlbA family DNA-binding domain-containing protein, which produces MIKIDIDHTTIDQLPNKENDYFEFKSSKVGANKDSLATKLGAAVSGFANSGGGYFIIGVDENTGNADGGIPLMIGRQPLQDWVDAMIHQLVEPTPKYSIKLIEDSRGRGIIKENAAVLIIGVPESHIGPHMMDGRYYIRAGAHTVPAKHFIVEAIRAKRFSGKPKLSYTFRLKPSDEDILQLGIVAITNAPAFDVIISLDPLPRYLKPRAQDFPIKLPLIDQNNPFFFDVSRYNNSEDSFGNNIALNINYCDLLQNDYNENLTIGIESTPPIVIGNKHNELIKALGAVEKAITKLGSFSGNPKNQNVDKSNL; this is translated from the coding sequence ATGATTAAAATTGATATTGACCACACTACTATTGATCAACTTCCTAATAAAGAGAATGATTATTTTGAATTTAAATCAAGTAAAGTTGGTGCTAATAAAGATTCTTTGGCAACCAAGCTAGGGGCTGCAGTATCGGGCTTTGCAAATTCTGGAGGTGGTTATTTTATCATTGGCGTAGATGAGAATACCGGAAATGCTGACGGGGGAATTCCTTTAATGATTGGTAGACAGCCTTTGCAGGACTGGGTTGATGCTATGATTCACCAGTTAGTTGAGCCAACACCCAAGTATTCTATAAAGCTAATAGAAGATTCACGTGGACGTGGTATTATCAAGGAGAACGCGGCCGTATTAATAATTGGGGTGCCCGAAAGCCATATCGGCCCGCATATGATGGATGGGCGCTATTACATTCGCGCTGGTGCGCATACTGTTCCTGCTAAACATTTCATAGTTGAAGCAATACGTGCGAAGCGTTTTAGTGGAAAGCCTAAACTGTCTTATACGTTTAGACTAAAACCAAGTGATGAAGATATATTACAACTTGGGATAGTAGCCATTACAAATGCCCCTGCATTCGATGTGATTATATCACTTGACCCACTGCCGAGATATTTGAAACCACGAGCACAGGACTTTCCTATCAAGCTACCTTTGATTGATCAAAATAATCCATTCTTCTTTGACGTGTCTAGGTACAATAATTCCGAGGATTCATTTGGAAATAATATAGCTCTGAACATCAATTATTGCGATTTATTGCAGAATGATTACAATGAGAATTTAACAATAGGTATAGAATCTACCCCGCCCATTGTTATTGGTAATAAACATAATGAACTAATAAAAGCTCTAGGCGCAGTAGAAAAAGCGATTACAAAACTCGGTTCGTTCTCAGGAAATCCTAAAAATCAAAATGTTGATAAGTCTAACTTGTAA
- a CDS encoding PKD domain-containing protein → MKPRISFLLNPVGTPSNQRKFAQHLVLCLLSALFLVTGCKKDVEIEPTPVNNTLTANAGADQETQVGQVVTLDGSSSKDSENKSFTFQWAILRKPAKSQVTLAGATTAKPTFTPDEVGEYELELTVANANGKSTDKVLVTAAVSQPVTINQNISVRTVLTDRIANPELPDYIVARSVAVTAELTINPGVVIAFERDTRMDINDNGGIIIAKGEPNKRIRFMGVEKTKGYWVGIMVYSGSNANVFENIDVMHTGSRFMLSGIKAGMGLFGSSKAQIALKNSVFSDNDGYGLYVQEGSILREFATNTFRNHTEAGILIDAVNVPKLDVTSVFTGNNGRNVVEIMSSVVKGGKDDEIVWKGFADKTPYRMTGILTINAGWKLEPDVTIEMARDAEIRVDNSAYLIARGTPTEKITITGVSRTPGYWRGLISYSTSAQNVIEYAEISNAGSLALVSGKKANIALYGAKSTMSIKNAKISGSAGHGIYVGYGSVLNNDAATANTFENNGAANVMIDK, encoded by the coding sequence ATGAAGCCACGTATTTCCTTCCTCCTGAACCCTGTTGGGACTCCCTCCAATCAACGTAAGTTTGCTCAGCACCTGGTCCTTTGCCTGCTGTCGGCCCTGTTTCTGGTAACCGGCTGTAAGAAAGATGTCGAAATTGAACCGACGCCCGTCAACAACACCCTGACTGCCAACGCGGGTGCCGACCAGGAAACGCAGGTTGGCCAGGTCGTTACGCTCGACGGCAGCAGCTCGAAAGACAGCGAGAACAAATCGTTTACGTTCCAGTGGGCCATCCTGCGCAAACCGGCCAAAAGCCAGGTTACGCTCGCTGGTGCCACCACCGCCAAACCAACGTTTACGCCCGATGAAGTTGGTGAGTATGAACTGGAGCTGACGGTTGCCAACGCGAACGGCAAGAGTACCGACAAGGTTCTGGTAACGGCTGCGGTTTCGCAACCCGTTACGATTAACCAGAACATCAGCGTCAGGACCGTTCTGACCGACCGCATTGCCAACCCTGAACTTCCCGACTACATCGTTGCCCGCAGCGTAGCCGTTACGGCCGAACTAACCATCAATCCGGGCGTTGTGATTGCCTTTGAGCGCGATACACGCATGGACATCAACGACAACGGCGGTATCATCATCGCGAAAGGCGAGCCCAACAAGCGCATCCGGTTCATGGGCGTCGAAAAAACGAAAGGCTACTGGGTTGGTATCATGGTATATTCGGGCAGCAACGCCAACGTATTCGAGAACATTGACGTCATGCATACGGGTAGCCGGTTCATGCTGAGTGGCATTAAGGCCGGTATGGGTCTGTTTGGCAGCAGCAAAGCGCAGATTGCGTTGAAAAACAGCGTATTCTCCGACAACGACGGCTATGGCCTATACGTACAGGAAGGATCGATTCTGCGCGAGTTTGCGACCAACACGTTCAGAAACCATACCGAAGCCGGTATCCTGATAGATGCTGTCAACGTTCCTAAACTCGACGTAACCTCTGTTTTCACCGGCAACAATGGTCGGAACGTGGTCGAAATTATGTCGTCGGTTGTTAAAGGCGGAAAAGATGACGAAATCGTCTGGAAAGGTTTCGCCGATAAAACGCCGTACCGCATGACAGGTATCCTGACGATCAACGCTGGCTGGAAACTTGAACCCGATGTTACGATCGAAATGGCCCGCGACGCCGAGATTCGCGTGGACAACAGCGCCTACCTGATTGCTAGAGGCACACCAACCGAAAAGATCACCATTACAGGTGTGTCGCGCACGCCGGGCTACTGGAGAGGTCTGATCAGCTACTCGACCAGTGCCCAGAACGTAATAGAGTACGCCGAGATCAGTAACGCAGGCAGTCTGGCGCTGGTGTCCGGCAAAAAGGCAAACATTGCGCTTTACGGCGCTAAATCGACCATGTCGATTAAAAACGCCAAAATCAGCGGCAGCGCCGGACACGGTATCTATGTTGGCTACGGCTCGGTCCTGAACAACGATGCTGCTACGGCCAACACCTTCGAAAACAACGGCGCAGCCAACGTAATGATTGATAAATAG
- a CDS encoding DUF1624 domain-containing protein encodes MNRITTIDVTRGLVMVIMALDHMRDLLHTPALTQDPTDLSTTTPAIFLTRWITHLCAPTFVFLSGTSAYLSLQKRNNPAARQFLLRRGLVLLLLELTVVNFAFWFDIQFRTIMLQVIYAIGGGFMLLSLLAKLPARWIAGIGLFIIFGHNLLQAVPQITNQTARLGWALLFRSDLFVFSPSFTLLVGYPLIPWLGIMLVGYASGRLFELPAEQRKPLLLRIGLGALGLFVLLRFINAYGDPAPWSAQKTGLFTFLSFINVSKYPPSLLYSLLMLGLALVFLSLTDRVSNTITRVLTVYGKVPMFYYILHWYLVHLSMIGMALLQGYSFADIPAGPLNFGRPAGAGVSLPVVYLVWISLVIFLYPLCRWYGRYKSAHPENGLLRYI; translated from the coding sequence ATGAACCGGATAACAACCATTGACGTAACGCGCGGACTGGTAATGGTCATTATGGCGCTGGATCACATGCGAGACCTGCTCCATACCCCCGCCCTGACGCAGGACCCTACGGATCTGTCCACTACTACGCCCGCCATTTTTCTAACCCGGTGGATTACGCACCTCTGTGCCCCTACGTTCGTCTTTCTGTCGGGCACCTCGGCCTATCTGTCGCTCCAGAAACGGAATAATCCGGCGGCCCGGCAGTTTCTGCTCAGGCGGGGTCTCGTGCTGCTTTTGCTCGAACTGACGGTTGTCAACTTCGCCTTCTGGTTCGATATTCAGTTTCGCACCATTATGCTGCAGGTGATCTACGCCATTGGGGGTGGGTTCATGCTGCTTTCCCTACTGGCAAAGCTTCCTGCCCGCTGGATTGCCGGAATCGGGCTGTTCATCATTTTCGGGCATAATCTGTTACAGGCCGTTCCGCAGATCACAAACCAGACGGCCCGTTTAGGATGGGCACTGCTGTTCCGATCGGACCTGTTTGTATTCAGTCCGTCGTTTACGCTACTGGTTGGCTACCCGCTGATTCCGTGGCTGGGGATTATGCTGGTGGGTTACGCCAGCGGAAGGCTATTTGAGCTTCCAGCCGAACAGCGTAAACCCCTTCTGCTCCGTATTGGCCTGGGTGCTCTGGGCCTGTTTGTCCTGCTTCGGTTTATAAACGCTTACGGCGATCCGGCACCCTGGTCGGCTCAGAAAACCGGACTGTTTACGTTCCTATCCTTTATCAACGTCAGTAAATATCCACCATCGCTGCTGTATTCGCTGCTGATGCTGGGGCTAGCCCTCGTCTTTCTTTCTCTCACCGATCGCGTCAGCAATACCATTACGCGGGTGCTGACCGTCTACGGTAAGGTGCCTATGTTCTATTACATCCTGCACTGGTATCTGGTACATCTGTCGATGATCGGCATGGCGTTGCTGCAGGGATACTCGTTCGCCGATATTCCCGCCGGGCCGTTAAACTTCGGTCGGCCCGCCGGAGCCGGCGTGTCGTTGCCGGTAGTGTATCTGGTCTGGATCAGTCTGGTTATCTTCCTCTATCCGCTTTGCCGCTGGTACGGCCGTTATAAGTCGGCCCATCCTGAAAACGGATTATTGCGGTACATCTGA
- a CDS encoding 3-keto-disaccharide hydrolase, with the protein MKSRLYTLLSACLWLATSATVFAQTGATRTDWVQLFNGKDLSGWDIKIAGQPLNDNYKNTFRVENGMLRIAYDRYDQFNGKYGHLYYNKPYSHYIMRFTYRFVGEQTPGGAAWNVRNSGVMIHSQSARSLSMGQDFPVSLEIQLLGGLGKGPRHTANLCTPGTQVYMDGKLNTMHCIDSDSKTYDGDQWVTVEAVVLGDSIVHHIIEGDTVLTYQKTQVGGGFVSKEYDWKSAHIDNGDYWMSRQNTPLREGYIALQAESHPIDFRSVEVLNLKGCTNPKALNYKSYYVEPDNTQCRFAKK; encoded by the coding sequence ATGAAATCACGTCTCTATACGCTCCTCAGCGCCTGCCTCTGGCTGGCTACCAGCGCGACCGTCTTTGCCCAGACCGGCGCAACCCGTACTGATTGGGTGCAGTTGTTCAACGGAAAAGACCTGAGCGGCTGGGACATTAAAATTGCCGGACAGCCTCTCAACGATAATTACAAAAACACCTTTCGCGTCGAGAACGGCATGCTGCGGATTGCGTATGACCGGTACGACCAGTTCAACGGAAAATACGGCCACCTGTATTACAACAAGCCTTATTCGCATTACATCATGCGGTTTACGTACCGGTTTGTGGGCGAACAGACACCGGGTGGTGCCGCCTGGAACGTTCGCAACAGCGGGGTGATGATCCATTCGCAGTCGGCCCGGAGTTTGTCGATGGGGCAGGATTTCCCGGTATCGCTGGAGATTCAGTTGCTGGGTGGTCTGGGAAAAGGCCCGCGCCATACTGCTAACCTCTGCACGCCCGGCACGCAGGTATATATGGACGGCAAACTCAATACCATGCACTGCATCGACTCCGACTCCAAAACATACGACGGCGATCAATGGGTTACGGTCGAAGCCGTCGTGCTGGGCGACTCAATTGTTCACCACATCATTGAGGGCGACACCGTGCTGACCTACCAGAAAACGCAGGTCGGTGGTGGCTTTGTCAGCAAAGAGTATGACTGGAAATCGGCCCATATCGACAACGGCGACTACTGGATGAGCCGACAGAACACCCCCCTGCGCGAAGGCTATATTGCCCTGCAGGCCGAAAGCCACCCCATTGATTTCCGGAGTGTAGAGGTGCTCAACCTGAAAGGCTGCACCAACCCAAAGGCGCTGAACTATAAATCGTATTACGTTGAGCCGGACAATACGCAGTGTCGGTTTGCCAAGAAGTAG
- a CDS encoding Kelch repeat-containing protein, giving the protein MKLSTLGCLGLLSTSLTVQAQSWQPVTTQNTCITRHENAATLIGDSLYAIGGRGMKPLEALNLKTLVWRTLPTPPVEMNHFQAISYGNEIYVMGAFTGSYPHEKPIPNIYIYNPKQGAWRKGPEIPTERLRGSAGVVVYNNKIYMVCGIMDGHWDGHVAWLDEYDPKTNTWKRLTDAPRTRDHISAAVVGDKMYLAGGRNSTARINKVLETTIAEVDVYDFKTGRWETLPATSNIPTQRAGATSVTQGGKVWIIGGETVQLLAHNEAEALDPKTNRWTAGPTLKQGRHGTQAVVHEGKIYIVAGSANHGGGPELNTVEVLK; this is encoded by the coding sequence ATGAAACTCTCTACACTCGGCTGTCTGGGTTTGCTCAGTACCAGTCTTACGGTTCAGGCGCAGTCCTGGCAGCCCGTCACTACCCAGAATACCTGCATCACCCGGCATGAAAATGCGGCTACGCTCATTGGCGACAGTCTGTACGCGATCGGCGGACGCGGCATGAAACCCCTGGAAGCCCTGAATCTGAAAACGCTCGTCTGGCGAACCCTCCCCACACCCCCTGTCGAGATGAACCATTTCCAGGCCATCAGCTACGGGAATGAGATTTATGTAATGGGTGCCTTTACGGGCAGTTATCCGCACGAGAAGCCTATCCCCAACATTTATATCTATAACCCGAAACAGGGAGCCTGGCGAAAGGGGCCGGAGATTCCGACCGAGCGGCTGCGCGGATCGGCAGGTGTGGTGGTGTATAACAACAAGATTTACATGGTTTGCGGCATCATGGACGGGCACTGGGACGGACACGTTGCGTGGCTGGATGAATATGACCCCAAAACCAACACCTGGAAACGCCTGACCGACGCCCCCCGCACCCGCGACCACATCAGCGCGGCTGTCGTCGGCGATAAGATGTATCTGGCGGGCGGACGCAACTCAACGGCCCGCATTAATAAAGTCCTGGAGACGACCATTGCGGAAGTTGACGTGTATGATTTTAAAACGGGCCGCTGGGAAACCCTGCCCGCTACGTCGAACATTCCGACCCAGCGGGCGGGCGCTACGTCTGTAACGCAGGGCGGCAAGGTCTGGATCATTGGGGGCGAGACCGTGCAGCTGCTGGCGCATAACGAGGCCGAAGCCCTCGACCCCAAAACCAACCGCTGGACAGCCGGGCCTACGCTCAAGCAGGGGCGGCATGGTACGCAGGCCGTTGTACACGAAGGCAAAATTTATATCGTGGCGGGTTCAGCCAATCACGGTGGTGGCCCGGAACTGAACACGGTTGAGGTGCTGAAATAA
- a CDS encoding catalase, with translation MMETNQNGNGQNGHQPTSGPQFGATGLQPQDQPTDQTLTTRQGHPLTHNQNVRTVGSRGPTTLENYPFLEKISHFDRERIPERVVHARGAGAHGVFEAYGTVGDEPVANYTRAKLFQEKGKQTPVFVRFSTVIHGGHSPETLRDPRGFAVKFYTEDGNWDLVGNNLKVFFIRDAMKFPDLVHAFKPDPVTNRQDGHRIFDFISNTPEAMHMITFLFSPWGIPANYRQMQGSGVNTYKWVNEAGEAVLVKYHWEPLQGIRNLTQPEAEKIQAKNFNHATQDLYDAIEAGNFPEWELMVQIMSDDEHAELDFDPLDDTKLWPQDQFPWLPVGKMTLNKNPENYFHEVEQVAFGTGVLVDGLDFSDDKMLQGRTFSYSDTQRYRVGTNYLQLPINAPKKHVATNQRDGQMAYRVDTAPGQNPHVNYEPSSMNGLKEAPKTYPDHKPYIAGNLMRQPIERTNNFKQAGERYRSFEDWERDDLINNLVDALSGAQQDVQNRMIELFTQCDEDYGRRVREGLQQMSSSTNGQVNVQAGHEAAEQAEKQSHEAQPY, from the coding sequence ATTATGGAAACAAATCAGAACGGCAATGGTCAGAACGGACATCAGCCGACGTCCGGACCGCAATTCGGCGCCACAGGTCTGCAGCCGCAGGACCAGCCGACCGATCAAACCCTAACCACCCGGCAGGGTCATCCGCTGACCCACAACCAGAACGTTCGCACCGTTGGTAGCCGCGGACCAACGACGCTGGAAAACTATCCCTTCCTCGAAAAAATCAGCCATTTCGACCGGGAGCGCATCCCCGAACGCGTTGTACATGCGCGCGGTGCCGGTGCTCACGGCGTGTTTGAAGCCTACGGTACCGTTGGCGACGAGCCGGTAGCAAACTATACGCGGGCTAAATTATTCCAGGAAAAAGGGAAGCAGACGCCGGTTTTCGTGCGGTTCTCGACCGTAATCCACGGTGGGCACTCACCCGAAACGCTGCGTGACCCGCGCGGTTTCGCCGTGAAGTTTTATACCGAAGATGGTAACTGGGACCTGGTTGGGAATAACCTGAAGGTGTTTTTTATTCGCGATGCCATGAAGTTTCCTGACCTGGTCCATGCGTTTAAACCCGACCCGGTTACGAACCGGCAGGATGGGCACCGTATTTTTGATTTTATCAGCAATACGCCCGAGGCCATGCACATGATTACGTTCCTGTTCTCACCCTGGGGAATTCCGGCCAACTACCGGCAGATGCAGGGTTCGGGCGTGAACACGTATAAGTGGGTGAACGAGGCTGGCGAAGCCGTTCTGGTGAAATACCACTGGGAGCCGCTGCAGGGCATCAGGAACCTCACCCAGCCAGAAGCCGAAAAAATTCAGGCTAAAAATTTCAACCATGCAACGCAGGATCTGTACGATGCCATTGAAGCGGGCAACTTCCCGGAATGGGAGCTGATGGTGCAGATCATGAGCGATGACGAGCACGCCGAACTGGATTTTGATCCACTCGATGACACCAAGCTGTGGCCGCAGGACCAGTTTCCCTGGCTGCCGGTGGGTAAGATGACGCTCAACAAGAACCCGGAGAACTACTTCCATGAGGTTGAGCAGGTTGCTTTCGGTACGGGCGTACTGGTCGACGGTCTGGATTTCTCCGACGATAAAATGCTGCAGGGTCGTACGTTCTCGTATTCCGATACCCAGCGGTACCGGGTAGGTACCAATTACCTGCAACTGCCTATCAATGCGCCGAAAAAGCACGTGGCGACCAACCAGCGCGACGGTCAGATGGCCTATCGCGTGGATACCGCACCGGGGCAGAACCCGCACGTGAACTACGAGCCGTCGTCGATGAATGGTCTTAAAGAAGCGCCCAAGACGTATCCGGATCATAAGCCTTACATTGCGGGCAATCTGATGCGTCAGCCGATTGAGCGGACGAACAACTTCAAACAGGCCGGCGAACGCTATCGCTCGTTTGAAGACTGGGAACGCGATGACCTGATCAACAACCTGGTCGATGCGCTGTCGGGCGCACAGCAGGACGTACAGAACAGGATGATTGAGCTGTTCACGCAGTGTGATGAAGATTACGGTCGGCGCGTACGCGAAGGACTGCAGCAGATGAGCAGCAGCACCAATGGACAGGTGAATGTGCAGGCTGGTCACGAAGCGGCTGAGCAGGCTGAAAAACAGTCGCACGAAGCACAGCCTTATTAA